From Halapricum desulfuricans, a single genomic window includes:
- a CDS encoding deoxyhypusine synthase — MDADETRDNVVPGSDEELDTPDVRGYDFRGEFDFEELMDSYATTGFQATQLAEAIDIAERMQEQDAKVYLTFTSNIISSGLREAVAYLIREGYVDVVITTSGSLTEDVIKTAKPFKMGEWEADEAELREQGINRLGNLFVPSDRYVWLEEYLYDFFDDFFAEEKIRTPTAFARELGETLEDEDSVLKQAADNDVPVYCPALTDAEVGNFLYYYRQAYDSEVGIEILDDYDSLIEDGLLADTTGLIAVGAGLPKHHAIMTNLFRGGADYVVYISTGMEGDGSLSGAPPSEAVSWGKIKEEDETNYTLVEAEATLVFPLLVASAFK; from the coding sequence ATGGACGCCGACGAGACACGCGACAACGTCGTCCCCGGGAGCGACGAGGAACTCGACACCCCGGACGTTCGTGGCTACGACTTTCGGGGGGAGTTCGACTTCGAGGAACTGATGGACTCCTACGCGACGACGGGCTTTCAGGCGACACAGCTGGCCGAAGCGATCGACATCGCCGAACGTATGCAGGAACAGGATGCGAAGGTCTATCTCACGTTCACCTCCAATATCATCTCCTCGGGACTGCGCGAGGCCGTCGCGTACCTGATCCGCGAGGGGTACGTCGACGTCGTCATCACGACCTCCGGATCGCTGACCGAGGACGTCATCAAGACGGCCAAGCCGTTCAAGATGGGCGAGTGGGAGGCAGACGAGGCCGAGCTGCGCGAGCAGGGGATCAACCGCCTCGGCAACCTCTTCGTGCCCTCCGATCGATACGTCTGGCTTGAGGAGTACCTCTATGACTTCTTCGATGACTTCTTCGCCGAGGAGAAGATCCGGACCCCGACGGCGTTCGCACGCGAACTGGGCGAGACCTTAGAGGACGAGGACTCGGTGCTCAAACAGGCCGCGGACAACGACGTGCCCGTCTACTGCCCGGCGCTGACCGACGCCGAGGTCGGCAACTTCCTGTACTACTATCGGCAGGCCTACGATTCGGAGGTCGGCATCGAGATTCTCGACGACTACGACTCGCTCATCGAGGACGGCCTGCTGGCCGACACGACCGGCCTGATCGCCGTCGGCGCGGGGCTGCCGAAACACCACGCGATCATGACGAACCTCTTCCGCGGCGGGGCGGATTACGTCGTCTACATCTCGACCGGGATGGAAGGCGACGGTTCGCTGTCCGGCGCACCGCCCAGCGAGGCGGTCTCCTGGGGCAAAATCAAAGAGGAAGACGAAACCAACTACACGCTGGTCGAGGCCGAGGCGACGCTGGTCTTCCCACTTTTGGTCGCGAGCGCCTTCAAGTGA
- a CDS encoding ABC transporter substrate-binding protein — protein MQRRRFLKSGSIVALTGTVAGCASPGDSGETSPTGTAAPYSVSMAPVGEVTFDTVPEEIAVYMSGYADMLVALGHGDAITAIGNAGRYHTDHYDELDGVEMNTAELTNLIDAGLTRETFLSIGADLHLMDPNWLTNVFGMDDSDIEFVTDRAGPFLGNTIFRRTDAWHDYEYYTLYEAFEKVAQVVQRQDRYDAIRSFHDDFVEQIEAGVSAEGPRAALVWGGGDQPTSFSPYYLSGDGTNKKPFRDLNVRDAIANSDVDALSTGSRSKIDYETLFDLDPEVLFVRGHEDKTRSEFEETVVSFMQDHETASRITAVENGDVFRGGPLYMGPLQHLFTTERFATALYPDAFEGELFDREELASIVTSGDA, from the coding sequence ATGCAGCGACGAAGATTCCTCAAATCGGGCAGTATAGTGGCGCTAACAGGTACGGTCGCGGGCTGTGCCAGTCCGGGCGATAGCGGCGAGACGTCGCCGACGGGGACAGCAGCGCCGTATAGCGTGTCGATGGCGCCCGTCGGCGAGGTCACGTTCGACACTGTTCCGGAGGAGATAGCCGTCTACATGTCCGGATACGCCGATATGCTGGTCGCGCTCGGGCACGGGGATGCCATCACCGCCATCGGCAACGCCGGTCGCTACCACACCGACCACTACGACGAGCTTGACGGCGTCGAGATGAACACCGCAGAACTGACGAACCTCATCGACGCCGGCCTCACCCGCGAGACGTTCCTCTCGATCGGCGCCGATCTCCACCTGATGGACCCCAACTGGCTGACGAACGTCTTCGGGATGGACGATTCGGATATCGAGTTCGTCACCGATCGGGCCGGGCCGTTTCTGGGCAACACGATCTTCCGGCGTACCGACGCCTGGCACGACTACGAGTATTACACCCTGTACGAGGCCTTCGAGAAAGTCGCGCAGGTCGTCCAACGGCAGGACCGCTACGATGCGATCCGGTCGTTCCACGACGACTTCGTCGAGCAGATCGAAGCGGGCGTGTCCGCGGAAGGGCCACGCGCCGCGCTCGTCTGGGGCGGCGGCGACCAGCCGACGTCGTTCTCACCGTATTATCTCAGCGGAGACGGGACGAACAAGAAGCCGTTCCGCGATCTGAACGTCCGCGACGCGATCGCGAACTCCGACGTCGACGCCCTCTCGACCGGAAGCCGATCGAAGATCGACTACGAGACGTTGTTCGACCTCGACCCCGAGGTGCTGTTCGTGCGCGGCCACGAGGACAAGACCCGTTCGGAGTTCGAGGAGACGGTCGTCTCGTTCATGCAGGATCACGAAACCGCCAGCCGAATCACTGCCGTCGAGAACGGCGACGTGTTCCGCGGCGGGCCGCTGTACATGGGACCGCTCCAGCACCTGTTCACGACCGAGCGGTTCGCGACCGCACTCTATCCCGACGCCTTCGAGGGCGAACTGTTCGACCGCGAGGAACTGGCTTCGATCGTCACGTCCGGCGACGCCTGA
- the trpC gene encoding indole-3-glycerol phosphate synthase, with the protein MDSSGEIDPEVESILAAARDRGGADRRVSVEARSLPAAFADAEAAGRVPVIAEVKPTSPTTDGERTDDPVALAERMVAGGAAALSVLTEPEHFGGSPETLERVRAAVDVPVLRKDFLLYEAQLDVVEADAVLLIARFLQEEGTDDLADLIEAAHDRGFQVLVETHTETEVETALAAGAEIVGINNRDLAKLAVDLSTFERVAPEARRLVRGGQSSGDAGRRSESVTLIAESGIATPEDAARMRSAGADALLIGSAIMDGDVQKNTERLTNL; encoded by the coding sequence ATGGATAGTAGTGGAGAGATTGACCCAGAAGTCGAGTCGATCCTGGCTGCGGCCCGCGACAGAGGCGGGGCCGACAGGCGAGTCTCGGTCGAGGCCCGGTCGCTGCCGGCGGCGTTCGCGGACGCCGAGGCCGCCGGGCGGGTGCCGGTGATCGCCGAGGTCAAACCGACGAGTCCGACGACCGACGGCGAGCGGACGGACGACCCGGTCGCGCTCGCCGAGCGGATGGTCGCTGGCGGCGCGGCCGCGCTGTCGGTGCTCACGGAGCCGGAGCACTTCGGGGGCTCGCCGGAGACGCTCGAACGCGTCCGGGCGGCCGTCGACGTACCCGTCCTCCGGAAGGACTTTCTGCTCTACGAGGCGCAACTGGACGTCGTCGAAGCCGACGCCGTCCTGTTGATCGCGCGTTTTCTCCAAGAGGAGGGAACCGATGACCTCGCGGACCTGATCGAGGCGGCCCACGACCGGGGGTTTCAGGTGCTCGTCGAGACCCACACCGAGACGGAGGTCGAGACGGCGCTCGCGGCCGGTGCGGAGATCGTCGGGATCAACAACCGCGATCTGGCGAAACTGGCGGTCGACCTCTCGACGTTCGAGCGGGTCGCGCCGGAAGCGCGGCGGCTGGTCCGTGGCGGCCAGTCGAGCGGGGACGCAGGACGAAGGTCCGAGAGCGTCACGCTCATTGCCGAAAGCGGGATCGCAACGCCCGAGGACGCCGCGCGGATGCGTTCGGCAGGGGCGGACGCGCTGCTGATCGGATCCGCGATCATGGACGGCGACGTGCAGAAGAACACGGAGCGACTAACGAATCTATGA
- a CDS encoding inorganic phosphate transporter: MAWALGANSNSPPFAPAIGANAISTMRAAFVIGILAALGAVTQGGAISETVGADLTIGAQITPLAATAGLLTAAGFMTFGVYTGYPVPAAFATTGAMVGVGLSLGGDPAFGTYRRLGQFWLLVPPVSGGMAYGTATLLRRDDIPETVGVPLLAAVVFGIVANVQLGVIPSPPGTDQNSLAGFASMLVELPTVGGVGPMELLVTAAFAVGAFLVIRRRTQRSAERGIRTFLVVLGGIVAFSSGGSQVGLATGPLQALFVEDLGLDVIVLLSLGAVGILAGAWMGSPRLLQATSREYAQLGARRSIAALVPGFIIAQVAIALGIPISFNNIIISGVIGGGLAAGSAGVSRRKIGVTVAFWLITLSMSVAIGYGLYAAFSTALGIA, from the coding sequence ATGGCGTGGGCGCTCGGGGCCAACAGCAACTCACCGCCCTTCGCCCCCGCGATCGGTGCCAACGCCATCTCGACGATGCGGGCGGCGTTCGTCATCGGCATCCTCGCGGCGCTCGGGGCGGTCACGCAGGGTGGTGCGATCTCCGAGACCGTCGGGGCCGATTTGACCATTGGCGCACAAATCACCCCACTTGCCGCGACCGCCGGTCTATTGACCGCGGCAGGGTTTATGACCTTTGGCGTCTACACCGGCTATCCCGTGCCGGCGGCGTTCGCGACGACGGGCGCGATGGTCGGCGTTGGGCTGTCGCTCGGCGGCGATCCAGCGTTCGGGACTTACCGGCGGCTCGGACAGTTCTGGCTGCTCGTCCCGCCAGTCTCTGGGGGGATGGCCTACGGCACTGCGACGCTGCTGCGCCGGGACGACATCCCCGAGACGGTCGGGGTGCCGCTGCTGGCGGCGGTCGTGTTCGGCATCGTCGCGAACGTCCAGCTCGGCGTGATCCCGTCACCGCCCGGTACGGACCAGAACTCGCTGGCCGGGTTCGCCTCGATGCTCGTCGAGTTGCCGACCGTCGGTGGCGTCGGCCCGATGGAACTTCTCGTGACGGCCGCGTTCGCAGTCGGGGCCTTCCTGGTGATCCGCCGTCGGACCCAGCGGTCCGCCGAACGGGGGATCCGGACGTTCCTGGTCGTTCTTGGGGGCATCGTCGCCTTCTCCAGCGGCGGCAGTCAGGTCGGGCTCGCCACCGGGCCACTGCAGGCACTGTTCGTTGAGGACCTCGGTCTCGACGTGATCGTCCTGCTGTCCCTCGGTGCGGTCGGGATCCTCGCGGGCGCGTGGATGGGATCGCCACGACTCCTGCAGGCCACCTCCCGCGAGTACGCACAGCTCGGGGCCCGGCGGTCGATCGCGGCGCTGGTCCCCGGTTTCATCATCGCACAGGTCGCGATCGCGCTGGGGATCCCGATCTCGTTCAACAACATCATCATCTCGGGCGTGATCGGCGGCGGACTCGCCGCCGGCTCGGCGGGCGTCTCCCGGCGGAAGATCGGCGTGACCGTCGCTTTCTGGCTGATCACGCTCTCGATGTCGGTCGCGATCGGCTACGGACTCTACGCCGCCTTCTCGACAGCGCTCGGGATCGCCTGA
- a CDS encoding ABC transporter ATP-binding protein, producing the protein MPDIPLLSTAEAQTPDETDPEPIEDAALLASDIELGYGDEIVVDCEHLVIPDGRVTALVGPNGSGKSTLLKGLSAELSPESGTVLLHGRDVHERSVSDLARELGLLDQENDAPGGLTVADLVTHGRYPHRGFLDPLSEDDYAAIDRAIDLAGIDHLRETALAELSGGQKQLAFIAMALAQDTDVLLLDEPTTYLDLHHQLRVMEVIRTLNDERDVTVCVVLHDLQQATRFAEYLVALEDGAVYDWGPPEEVVTEQLLADVFDVDASVRHDPDGDPHIVPRHALD; encoded by the coding sequence ATGCCGGACATTCCACTCCTCTCGACGGCCGAAGCACAGACGCCAGACGAGACTGACCCCGAACCGATCGAAGACGCCGCCCTGCTGGCGTCGGATATCGAACTCGGTTACGGCGACGAGATCGTCGTCGACTGCGAACACCTCGTCATCCCGGACGGCAGAGTCACCGCGCTCGTCGGGCCGAACGGCTCCGGCAAGTCGACGCTCCTGAAGGGGCTCTCCGCCGAGCTGAGCCCGGAATCGGGGACCGTCCTGTTGCACGGCCGCGACGTCCACGAGCGGTCCGTGTCGGATCTCGCTCGCGAACTCGGGCTGCTGGACCAGGAGAACGACGCGCCGGGCGGGCTGACGGTTGCCGACCTCGTGACCCACGGCCGCTATCCACACCGTGGCTTCCTCGATCCGCTCTCGGAAGACGACTACGCGGCGATCGACCGCGCGATCGACCTCGCCGGCATCGACCACCTCCGGGAGACCGCGCTCGCGGAGCTGTCCGGCGGGCAAAAACAACTCGCGTTCATCGCGATGGCGCTCGCACAGGACACGGACGTTCTCCTGCTGGACGAGCCGACGACGTATCTGGACCTCCACCACCAGCTTCGCGTCATGGAGGTCATCCGGACGCTGAACGACGAGCGGGACGTGACGGTGTGTGTCGTGCTCCACGACCTCCAGCAGGCGACGCGGTTCGCGGAGTATCTCGTCGCTCTTGAGGACGGAGCTGTCTACGACTGGGGACCGCCGGAGGAGGTCGTCACCGAACAGTTGCTCGCGGACGTCTTCGACGTCGACGCCTCCGTCCGCCACGACCCCGACGGCGACCCTCACATCGTCCCCCGACACGCGCTCGATTGA
- the hmgA gene encoding hydroxymethylglutaryl-CoA reductase (NADPH): MTDAETLAERVKAGDLRLYALEDHADADTAAAARRHLLAEELDVDLETVGDYSFPADSAESNVENLIGAAQIPLGVAGPLPVDGEAADGSVYLPLATTEGALVASVNRGAGAIRAAGGASTTVLERGMTRAPVFEVGDIHEAAAVADWVRASLDRLATAAETTTNHGELREATPYVVGDSVFVRFVYDTKDAMGMNMATIATREAADVIESETPASLVAVSGNLCTDKKPAGINAIEGRGRSVAADVFLPTEVLEDRLGTTAGAVAEVNTRKNLIGSARAASLGFNAHAANVVGAAFLALGQDVAQVVEGAHAITSVEARKDGLYASVTLPALAVGTVGGGTGLPTQSEALEILGLAGGGNPPGSNGDALAEVLAAGALAGELSLLGALAGRHLASAHAEHGR, encoded by the coding sequence ATGACCGACGCCGAGACGCTCGCCGAGCGCGTCAAAGCGGGCGACCTCCGACTGTACGCACTCGAAGACCACGCCGACGCCGACACGGCGGCCGCGGCCCGCCGGCACCTCCTCGCCGAGGAACTCGACGTCGATCTGGAGACGGTCGGGGACTACTCGTTTCCGGCCGACAGTGCCGAGTCCAACGTCGAGAACCTGATTGGGGCGGCCCAGATCCCGCTGGGCGTCGCCGGCCCGCTCCCCGTCGACGGCGAGGCCGCGGACGGTTCCGTCTATCTCCCGCTGGCCACGACAGAGGGAGCCCTGGTTGCGAGCGTCAACCGCGGTGCGGGTGCGATCCGGGCCGCGGGCGGCGCGAGCACGACTGTCCTCGAACGCGGGATGACCCGCGCGCCGGTGTTCGAGGTCGGCGACATCCACGAGGCTGCGGCGGTCGCCGACTGGGTGCGGGCCAGTCTCGACCGACTCGCAACGGCGGCCGAAACGACGACCAACCACGGCGAGTTGCGCGAGGCGACCCCCTACGTCGTCGGTGACAGCGTCTTCGTCCGGTTCGTCTACGACACCAAGGACGCGATGGGCATGAACATGGCCACGATCGCGACCCGCGAGGCCGCCGACGTGATCGAATCGGAAACGCCAGCGTCGCTGGTAGCGGTCTCTGGCAACCTCTGTACTGACAAGAAACCGGCCGGGATCAACGCTATCGAGGGACGGGGCCGGTCGGTTGCCGCCGACGTCTTCCTGCCCACCGAGGTTCTCGAGGACCGTCTCGGGACGACCGCCGGGGCCGTCGCCGAGGTCAACACGCGCAAGAACCTGATCGGTAGCGCCAGGGCCGCCAGCCTGGGGTTCAACGCCCACGCCGCTAACGTCGTCGGCGCGGCCTTTCTCGCGCTCGGCCAGGACGTCGCCCAGGTCGTCGAGGGCGCACACGCCATCACGAGCGTCGAAGCCCGTAAAGACGGCCTGTACGCCTCCGTCACTCTGCCGGCGCTGGCGGTCGGCACCGTCGGTGGCGGCACGGGTCTCCCCACTCAGTCCGAAGCGCTCGAAATCCTTGGACTCGCTGGCGGTGGCAATCCGCCGGGATCCAACGGTGACGCGCTCGCCGAAGTGCTCGCAGCGGGTGCGCTGGCGGGCGAACTGTCGCTACTCGGTGCGCTCGCCGGCCGCCATCTCGCGAGTGCGCACGCCGAACACGGTCGGTGA
- a CDS encoding DUF5817 domain-containing protein, which translates to MYAVVGCSDCSALWVLEGRPETTQCPQCGARRRFDRLKQFVTTEDPDHAKQVRAAMLAKRQDMDEAFAELADFASMGERLEEAGVDDETYLEAAGVDPDAAAQAGDRAERGEGGSRSRKEIVTDALTELGEPTAEAIAAYARERGVPESYTEQALEKLRRAGEITESDGVYRRL; encoded by the coding sequence ATGTACGCGGTCGTCGGATGCAGCGATTGCAGCGCGCTGTGGGTCCTCGAGGGGCGGCCGGAGACGACACAGTGTCCTCAGTGTGGCGCACGGCGGCGCTTCGATCGGCTCAAGCAGTTCGTCACGACTGAGGACCCCGATCACGCCAAGCAGGTGCGGGCGGCGATGCTGGCGAAGCGCCAGGACATGGACGAGGCGTTCGCCGAGCTGGCGGATTTTGCGAGTATGGGCGAGCGACTCGAGGAAGCGGGCGTCGACGACGAGACGTATCTCGAAGCCGCGGGGGTCGACCCGGACGCGGCCGCACAGGCTGGCGATCGCGCCGAGCGCGGGGAAGGGGGATCACGCAGCCGGAAGGAGATCGTCACGGACGCGCTGACCGAACTCGGGGAGCCGACCGCCGAAGCCATCGCCGCCTACGCGCGAGAGCGAGGCGTCCCCGAGTCGTACACGGAACAGGCGCTGGAGAAGCTCCGTCGCGCGGGCGAGATCACGGAATCGGACGGCGTCTACCGTCGGCTGTGA
- a CDS encoding CBS domain-containing protein, producing MLVEELMTTDVVTCDESGTLRAAVGKLLEHGVGSVILVSEEGNPTGIITETDALRAAYRTDRPLSEIGAGELSHGAVITASPEETIQHVSRRMAREGVKKVPVMDGVELLGIITLTDIVWHLSDIRSEAAEIAEMGSEWGPKSQPRS from the coding sequence ATGCTCGTCGAGGAGCTGATGACGACCGACGTGGTCACCTGCGACGAGAGCGGGACGCTCCGGGCGGCGGTTGGGAAGTTACTCGAACACGGCGTCGGGTCGGTGATCCTCGTCAGCGAGGAGGGAAATCCGACGGGGATCATCACGGAGACCGACGCCTTGCGGGCGGCCTATCGGACCGACCGGCCGCTCTCGGAGATCGGGGCAGGCGAACTCTCACACGGAGCCGTCATCACCGCGTCGCCAGAGGAGACGATCCAGCACGTCTCCAGGCGAATGGCCAGGGAGGGCGTCAAGAAAGTGCCCGTGATGGACGGGGTCGAGCTGCTGGGGATCATCACGCTGACCGACATCGTGTGGCACCTCTCGGATATTCGGTCAGAAGCCGCCGAGATAGCCGAAATGGGATCGGAGTGGGGGCCGAAGTCCCAGCCCCGGAGCTAA
- a CDS encoding universal stress protein gives MAPSNVLVALDGSPLAEDALAHALETFECRVTVLNVVTPIDGSMSEGGIVGADEERRQSARERTEQIVERVSTDQDDDRTVETVVEVGDPAEAILSFVDEHDVDHVVIGSHGGDRGRLARRLLGTVTTAVVGEAPVTVTVVR, from the coding sequence ATGGCACCGTCCAACGTGCTGGTCGCGCTCGACGGCTCGCCGCTCGCCGAGGACGCGCTGGCACACGCACTGGAGACCTTCGAGTGTCGGGTCACGGTACTGAACGTCGTCACGCCGATCGACGGTTCGATGAGCGAGGGCGGGATCGTCGGAGCCGACGAGGAGCGTCGCCAGAGTGCACGCGAACGCACCGAACAGATCGTCGAGAGAGTGAGCACCGACCAGGACGACGATCGAACAGTCGAAACGGTCGTCGAGGTCGGCGACCCGGCCGAAGCGATCCTCTCGTTCGTCGACGAACACGACGTCGATCACGTGGTGATCGGGAGCCACGGCGGCGATCGGGGCCGGCTCGCCCGACGCCTGCTCGGGACCGTGACGACGGCGGTCGTCGGCGAGGCTCCGGTGACGGTGACGGTCGTGCGGTGA
- the trpB gene encoding tryptophan synthase subunit beta translates to MSTDEPADGSFGQYGGQYVPEVLMPAIEELADAYRRYVLDNEDGFMDEFRERLADFGGRPIPLQRADRLSERYDTEVYLKREDLLHGGAHKLNNALGQVLLAKYMGKDRIIAETGAGQHGTATAMAAAYLDMPCEIYMGETDIARQRPNVFRMRINGAEVNPVTVGRGTLKEAISETMRDWATNVEDTHYVIGSIVGPHPFPSMVRDFQSVISEEAREQIQAKAGRLPDSVVACAGGGSNTMGAFHHFVSDEDVDLFAVEAGGSSLTVDEEEGVAPNSASLSTGNEGVLHGARTKLLQDGDGQIMESHSVSAGLDYSGVGPELAHLVDEGRVTPVNVDDDAALEAFHRLSQDEGIIPALETAHAFAFLEEHPERVGDLTIVNVSGRGDKDLETVIEETAKRDLDVAPDMSVFEQVGAGRLGSRGDRE, encoded by the coding sequence ATGAGTACGGACGAACCAGCCGACGGGAGTTTCGGACAGTACGGGGGCCAGTACGTCCCCGAAGTGTTGATGCCGGCGATCGAGGAACTGGCGGACGCCTACCGGCGATACGTTCTCGACAACGAGGACGGGTTTATGGACGAGTTCCGCGAGCGACTGGCGGACTTCGGCGGTCGGCCCATCCCGCTGCAGCGGGCCGACCGGCTCAGCGAACGCTACGACACGGAGGTCTATCTCAAACGCGAGGACCTGCTACACGGCGGGGCACACAAGCTCAACAACGCGCTCGGACAGGTCCTGCTCGCCAAGTACATGGGCAAAGACCGGATCATCGCCGAGACCGGCGCGGGACAGCACGGTACCGCGACGGCGATGGCCGCCGCCTACCTGGACATGCCCTGCGAGATCTACATGGGCGAGACCGACATCGCCCGCCAGCGACCCAACGTCTTCCGCATGCGGATCAACGGCGCGGAGGTCAATCCCGTCACCGTCGGCCGCGGCACGCTCAAGGAAGCGATCTCCGAGACGATGCGCGACTGGGCGACCAACGTCGAGGACACCCACTACGTGATCGGCTCGATCGTCGGTCCGCACCCGTTCCCGTCGATGGTCCGGGACTTCCAGTCGGTCATCTCCGAGGAAGCCCGCGAGCAGATCCAGGCGAAAGCGGGCCGCCTCCCGGACTCCGTCGTCGCGTGTGCGGGCGGCGGCTCGAACACGATGGGCGCGTTCCACCACTTCGTTTCCGACGAGGACGTAGACCTGTTTGCAGTGGAAGCGGGAGGGTCCTCGCTGACCGTCGACGAGGAGGAGGGCGTCGCGCCGAACTCGGCGTCGCTGTCCACCGGAAACGAGGGTGTCCTCCACGGGGCGCGGACGAAACTCCTGCAGGACGGCGACGGCCAGATCATGGAATCGCACTCGGTGTCAGCCGGACTCGATTACTCGGGCGTCGGCCCCGAGCTGGCGCATCTGGTCGACGAAGGTCGGGTGACGCCGGTCAACGTCGACGACGACGCCGCGCTGGAGGCGTTCCACAGGCTCTCCCAGGACGAGGGGATCATCCCCGCGCTGGAAACGGCCCATGCGTTCGCGTTCCTCGAAGAACACCCCGAAAGAGTGGGGGATCTCACGATCGTCAACGTCTCCGGACGGGGCGACAAGGACCTCGAAACCGTCATCGAAGAGACTGCAAAACGAGATCTGGACGTCGCACCCGATATGAGCGTCTTCGAGCAGGTGGGTGCCGGACGCCTCGGCAGTCGGGGTGACCGCGAATGA
- a CDS encoding FecCD family ABC transporter permease: MSRRRRVHDALAPDLDATLAGIIGTSILLTVIAGLVQVRYGAYEMPLETAVRALLDRAVWTDPDVLATLVLGERGAATLGLSADLGVLSNPTIIVWTSRLPRVLVAAFVGLNLAVSGAVFQAITRNELASPYILGVSSGAGVAVVFTLLFSLGAYLLPLAAVIGGTAAFLLVYAVAWRGGTTPVRLVLAGVVVGTIFNSLQTGLFYFIDSNGVMRTAVAWLAGSLTGVGWPEARIVAVPTLLIVPAALVSARQLDVLLLGERAARSLGMRVEHMRFGLSALAIVAASAAVAVAGLVGFVGLVVPHVVRTFVGSDYRQLMAGCLFAGPALVVVADVFARLALPGTQVPVGVVTGLLGGPYFLLLLRRTDSFTEF, translated from the coding sequence ATGTCACGACGACGCCGCGTTCACGACGCGCTCGCGCCCGATCTCGACGCCACGCTCGCCGGCATCATCGGGACGAGCATTCTGCTGACGGTCATCGCCGGCCTCGTACAGGTCAGATATGGCGCGTACGAGATGCCGCTGGAGACAGCCGTCCGCGCGCTGCTCGATCGGGCCGTCTGGACTGATCCCGACGTACTCGCGACGCTCGTCCTCGGGGAACGCGGCGCAGCGACGCTGGGTCTATCGGCCGATCTCGGCGTGCTGTCGAACCCGACGATCATCGTCTGGACCAGCCGGCTGCCCCGCGTCCTCGTCGCCGCGTTCGTCGGGCTCAACCTCGCGGTGTCCGGTGCCGTCTTCCAGGCGATCACCAGGAACGAACTCGCGAGTCCGTACATCCTGGGGGTCTCTTCGGGGGCGGGCGTCGCCGTCGTGTTCACACTGCTGTTCTCGCTCGGTGCGTACCTGCTCCCGCTGGCCGCCGTGATCGGTGGAACCGCCGCGTTCCTGCTGGTCTATGCCGTGGCGTGGCGCGGCGGTACAACTCCGGTCCGACTGGTCCTCGCCGGCGTCGTCGTGGGGACGATCTTCAACAGCCTCCAGACCGGGCTGTTCTACTTCATCGACAGCAACGGCGTGATGCGCACGGCCGTGGCGTGGCTCGCCGGCTCGCTGACCGGCGTCGGCTGGCCCGAGGCCCGGATCGTGGCAGTACCGACGCTACTGATCGTGCCCGCCGCGCTGGTCAGCGCCCGCCAGCTCGACGTGCTCCTGCTGGGCGAACGCGCCGCACGCTCGCTCGGGATGCGCGTCGAGCACATGCGGTTCGGACTGTCCGCACTCGCCATCGTCGCCGCGTCGGCCGCCGTCGCGGTCGCCGGGCTGGTCGGGTTCGTCGGCCTCGTCGTGCCACACGTCGTCCGCACGTTCGTTGGCAGCGACTACCGCCAGCTGATGGCCGGGTGTCTGTTCGCGGGCCCGGCCCTGGTCGTCGTCGCCGACGTCTTCGCACGGCTTGCACTGCCCGGCACCCAGGTCCCGGTCGGCGTCGTGACCGGCCTGCTCGGTGGCCCGTACTTCCTGCTGTTGTTGCGCCGGACCGACTCGTTCACGGAGTTTTGA